One stretch of Brevibacillus laterosporus DNA includes these proteins:
- a CDS encoding amino acid adenylation domain-containing protein codes for MVNSHTRTTPYPYDKTIHQLFEDQVEKTPDNPAIIFEKEKLTYREINCKANQLARLLIEKGVQTDHIVGIFMERSIDMVISILAILKAGGAYVPIDIEYPQERIQYMLRDSQAKIVLTQKSLVGLIREADFHEQVVTLEEQTMIIQDDVNLNLPCNVSDLAYVIYTSGTTGNPKGTMLEHKGIANLIDYFKKILEITPEDRVGQFASISFDASVSEFFMALLTGASLYIIPKDTINDFVTFEAYMNQNEISIITLPPTYLIHLDPDRILFLRKLITAGSATSFPLVNKWKDKLTYINAYGPTESSICATTWIAKSEEVEKQSVPIGSPIQNTQIYIVNQALENVPCGEIGELCISGIGLARGYWNRPDLTTEKFVTNPFVPGEKMYRTGDLAKWFPDGTIEYVGRMDHQVKIRGHRVELGEVETVLYRHYKIKEAAVIARKDAHEQAYLCAYFIETEQISIAELREYVARELPMYMIPSYFVRLDKMPLTPNDKIDRKALPEPDTTYLETTEFEAPTTEKEEILADIWQSVLGSNRVGITDNFYTLGGDSIKAIQVAARLYAHQLKLETKDLLKHPTIKELVPLLKSTNRKSEQGIVEGEVGLTPIQRWFFDQQFTDMHHFNQSYVLYHSNGIDESLIRKVFDKIIDHHDALRMVYKQQNGNVSQINRGREGSLYDFFTLDLRAHPDEQQAIYEESCRLQSQINLNEGPLVKLALFHTQNGDHLFIAIHHLVVDGISWRILFEDIGTAYAQGLEHKEICLPEKTDSFRDWSLQLKEYANSKELLNEISYWEMLESTANNAPLPKDFENTSVKQSSIHHMKMELSLEETDNLLKNVNHAYRTEINDILLSALGLTLQEWAKTDQILINLEGHGREEIIEQAHISRTVGWFTSQYPVLLDMHKSDDLSYHIKVVKENLRKIPNKGIGYEILKYITTKELKPSLSFKLTPEITFNYLGQFDSDLDRKSFIRSPYSGGNSLGADGKNNISPDTESYMVLNITGVIEGRRLNLSFSYSDQQYKEESIIKLSERYKHHLLRLITHCVQKQETERTPSDFSIKGLELEDVDDIFSLLEESIK; via the coding sequence ATGGTGAACAGTCATACACGAACCACACCGTACCCGTATGATAAAACAATTCATCAACTTTTTGAAGATCAAGTTGAGAAGACCCCAGACAATCCTGCCATCATCTTTGAAAAAGAAAAACTTACCTATCGAGAGATTAATTGCAAGGCGAATCAACTCGCACGATTATTGATTGAAAAAGGCGTTCAAACAGACCATATTGTCGGGATTTTTATGGAAAGATCAATAGACATGGTCATCTCTATTTTAGCGATTTTAAAAGCTGGTGGGGCATATGTTCCCATTGATATTGAATATCCACAAGAAAGAATTCAATATATGCTCAGGGATAGTCAAGCCAAAATTGTACTAACTCAGAAGTCTCTAGTGGGCCTTATTCGTGAAGCTGATTTTCATGAGCAAGTTGTTACTCTTGAAGAGCAGACAATGATCATACAAGATGATGTAAACCTTAATCTGCCGTGTAATGTTAGTGATTTAGCCTATGTTATATATACATCTGGTACTACTGGCAATCCAAAGGGAACAATGCTGGAGCATAAAGGAATTGCAAACTTAATCGATTATTTTAAAAAAATTCTTGAAATCACACCTGAAGACCGGGTTGGACAGTTTGCCAGCATCTCTTTTGATGCATCTGTGTCGGAATTCTTTATGGCATTATTAACAGGCGCTAGCTTGTACATCATTCCTAAGGATACTATAAACGATTTCGTGACATTTGAAGCATATATGAACCAAAATGAAATTTCTATTATTACATTACCACCTACGTATCTTATTCATTTAGATCCAGACCGTATTTTATTCTTACGCAAGCTAATCACTGCCGGTTCAGCTACTTCTTTTCCCCTAGTGAATAAATGGAAAGATAAATTAACATATATCAATGCATATGGTCCAACCGAATCCAGTATTTGTGCGACCACATGGATAGCAAAATCAGAAGAAGTAGAAAAGCAGTCGGTTCCGATTGGATCACCCATCCAAAATACACAGATTTATATAGTCAATCAAGCTCTAGAAAACGTACCATGTGGTGAAATTGGTGAGCTATGTATTAGTGGAATTGGATTAGCTAGAGGATATTGGAATCGTCCAGATTTAACTACTGAAAAATTTGTCACTAATCCGTTTGTACCAGGTGAAAAAATGTACAGAACGGGGGATTTAGCGAAATGGTTTCCCGATGGCACGATTGAGTATGTAGGACGTATGGACCATCAAGTAAAAATCAGGGGTCACAGAGTTGAATTAGGAGAAGTAGAAACTGTTTTATACCGGCATTACAAGATAAAAGAGGCTGCTGTCATTGCCAGGAAAGATGCGCATGAACAAGCATACTTATGTGCCTACTTCATCGAAACAGAGCAAATTTCGATTGCAGAGCTAAGAGAGTATGTAGCAAGAGAACTTCCGATGTACATGATCCCTTCTTATTTTGTACGCCTAGATAAAATGCCGCTGACACCTAATGATAAAATTGATCGAAAAGCATTGCCTGAGCCTGATACTACCTATCTAGAAACGACAGAATTTGAAGCGCCGACTACTGAAAAAGAAGAAATTCTTGCAGATATTTGGCAGAGCGTATTAGGGAGTAACCGAGTCGGTATTACAGATAACTTTTATACACTTGGCGGGGATTCTATTAAAGCCATCCAAGTAGCTGCCCGATTGTATGCCCATCAGCTAAAGCTGGAGACAAAGGACTTACTCAAGCATCCAACAATTAAAGAGCTTGTACCTTTATTAAAAAGTACCAATAGAAAGAGTGAACAAGGAATCGTGGAGGGGGAAGTGGGATTGACTCCTATCCAACGCTGGTTCTTTGATCAACAATTTACTGACATGCATCATTTTAACCAATCTTATGTGCTTTATCATTCAAATGGAATTGATGAATCTCTCATTCGAAAGGTTTTTGACAAAATTATTGATCATCATGATGCTCTTCGCATGGTGTATAAACAGCAAAACGGGAATGTGAGCCAAATAAATCGTGGTAGAGAAGGTTCGTTATACGACTTTTTTACACTCGATTTACGTGCTCATCCGGATGAGCAGCAAGCGATCTATGAGGAGTCCTGTCGTTTACAAAGTCAGATCAATTTAAATGAAGGCCCGTTAGTAAAGCTTGCGTTATTTCATACCCAAAACGGCGATCACCTATTTATTGCCATTCATCATTTGGTAGTAGATGGCATCTCATGGAGAATATTGTTTGAAGATATAGGTACGGCTTATGCACAAGGCTTGGAGCATAAAGAGATTTGTTTACCTGAAAAAACGGATTCATTTAGAGACTGGTCATTGCAACTAAAGGAATATGCCAATAGTAAAGAGTTATTAAACGAAATCTCCTATTGGGAAATGCTTGAATCAACTGCAAATAATGCTCCACTTCCCAAAGACTTTGAGAATACCTCAGTCAAACAAAGTAGTATACACCATATGAAAATGGAATTATCACTAGAAGAGACGGATAACTTGTTGAAAAATGTGAATCATGCTTATCGAACAGAAATTAATGATATTTTATTATCCGCATTGGGACTTACGTTACAAGAGTGGGCTAAGACAGATCAAATCTTAATCAATTTAGAGGGGCATGGGCGTGAGGAAATCATCGAACAGGCTCATATTTCAAGAACAGTAGGCTGGTTTACTTCCCAATATCCTGTTTTACTTGATATGCACAAATCAGATGATCTTTCCTACCATATAAAGGTTGTAAAAGAGAATCTGCGTAAGATACCTAACAAAGGTATTGGTTATGAAATTTTAAAATATATCACAACAAAAGAATTGAAACCTTCTCTATCCTTTAAACTGACACCCGAAATTACTTTCAATTATTTAGGACAATTTGACTCTGATTTAGATCGTAAATCGTTTATCCGTTCTCCATATAGTGGAGGAAATTCTCTTGGAGCTGACGGTAAGAATAATATTAGTCCAGATACGGAGAGTTATATGGTTCTAAATATCACGGGAGTCATTGAAGGCAGGAGATTGAACCTATCGTTTTCTTATAGTGACCAACAATATAAGGAAGAATCGATTATAAAACTTAGCGAGAGATATAAGCATCATCTCCTTCGTTTGATTACGCATTGTGTGCAGAAACAAGAAACAGAACGTACTCCAAGTGATTTTAGTATTAAGGGATTAGAATTAGAAGATGTGGATGATATTTTCAGTCTGTTAGAAGAGTCAATAAAGTAA